Proteins encoded by one window of Labrus bergylta chromosome 2, fLabBer1.1, whole genome shotgun sequence:
- the LOC109982029 gene encoding beta-crystallin B3 isoform X1 — MELEGAAAVEDTVEEQWIGRMSEQQSAPEQLAAGKSQGGAGATYKVVVFEFENFQGCKAEFTAECKDVLEKGLDKVGSVIVESGPWAGYDRHGFTGEQFILEKGEYPRWDTWTNSQNSYSLLSLKPLKVDSADHKLHLFENPGFTGKKMEIVDDDVPSLWGHGFQDRVASIKALNGTWVGYMYPGYRGRQFIFERGDFKHWNDWEAPAPQIQSIRRVRDMQWHKRGCFTVPDPAPAPNPGPGPGPGPDPDPAPAPPAPPATAGAS, encoded by the exons ATGGAGTTAGAAGGTGCGGCAGCAGTTGAAGACACAG TGGAGGAGCAGTGGATCGGGAGGATGTCAGAGCAGCAGAGTGCCCCGGAGCAGCTGGCAGCAGGCAAGAGCCAGGGTGGAGCTGGAGCCACATACAAG GTGGTAGTGTTTGAGTTCGAGAACTTCCAGGGTTGCAAGGCGGAGTTTACCGCAGAGTGTAAAGATGTGTTGGAGAAGGGACTGGATAAAGTCGGATCTGTGATAGTGGAGTCTGGACC ctgggcGGGTTATGACCGGCACGGTTTCACAGGGGAGCAGTTTATTCTGGAGAAGGGGGAATATCCACGCTGGGACACCTGGACCAACAGTCAGAACAGCtactctctcttgtctctcaaACCTCTCAAAGTG GACAGTGCTGACCACAAGCTACACCTGTTTGAAAACCCTGGATTCACTGGTAAGAAGATGGAGATTGTGGATGATGATGTGCCCTCTTTGTGGGGTCACGGTTTTCAGGATCGTGTAGCGAGTATCAAGGCTCTAAACGGAAC gtgggtgGGCTACATGTACCCCGGATACAGGGGGCGCCAGTTTATCTTCGAGCGAGGAGATTTCAAGCACTGGAACGACTGGGAGGCCCCTGCTCCTCAGATCCAGTCTATCCGGCGTGTGCGGGACATGCAGTGGCACAAGAGGGGCTGCTTCACAGTCCCCGACCCTGCTCCAGCTCCCAACCCTGgcccaggaccaggaccaggaccagacCCTGACCCTGCACCAGCACCTCCTGCCCCTCCTGCCACAGCTGGAGCCAGTTGA
- the LOC109982029 gene encoding beta-crystallin B3 isoform X2: MSEQQSAPEQLAAGKSQGGAGATYKVVVFEFENFQGCKAEFTAECKDVLEKGLDKVGSVIVESGPWAGYDRHGFTGEQFILEKGEYPRWDTWTNSQNSYSLLSLKPLKVDSADHKLHLFENPGFTGKKMEIVDDDVPSLWGHGFQDRVASIKALNGTWVGYMYPGYRGRQFIFERGDFKHWNDWEAPAPQIQSIRRVRDMQWHKRGCFTVPDPAPAPNPGPGPGPGPDPDPAPAPPAPPATAGAS; the protein is encoded by the exons ATGTCAGAGCAGCAGAGTGCCCCGGAGCAGCTGGCAGCAGGCAAGAGCCAGGGTGGAGCTGGAGCCACATACAAG GTGGTAGTGTTTGAGTTCGAGAACTTCCAGGGTTGCAAGGCGGAGTTTACCGCAGAGTGTAAAGATGTGTTGGAGAAGGGACTGGATAAAGTCGGATCTGTGATAGTGGAGTCTGGACC ctgggcGGGTTATGACCGGCACGGTTTCACAGGGGAGCAGTTTATTCTGGAGAAGGGGGAATATCCACGCTGGGACACCTGGACCAACAGTCAGAACAGCtactctctcttgtctctcaaACCTCTCAAAGTG GACAGTGCTGACCACAAGCTACACCTGTTTGAAAACCCTGGATTCACTGGTAAGAAGATGGAGATTGTGGATGATGATGTGCCCTCTTTGTGGGGTCACGGTTTTCAGGATCGTGTAGCGAGTATCAAGGCTCTAAACGGAAC gtgggtgGGCTACATGTACCCCGGATACAGGGGGCGCCAGTTTATCTTCGAGCGAGGAGATTTCAAGCACTGGAACGACTGGGAGGCCCCTGCTCCTCAGATCCAGTCTATCCGGCGTGTGCGGGACATGCAGTGGCACAAGAGGGGCTGCTTCACAGTCCCCGACCCTGCTCCAGCTCCCAACCCTGgcccaggaccaggaccaggaccagacCCTGACCCTGCACCAGCACCTCCTGCCCCTCCTGCCACAGCTGGAGCCAGTTGA